Genomic window (Acidobacteriota bacterium):
TCCAGGCAAACCTGTCCAGATTTGATGAATCGGTTGAATACTGGCCGGCGAGCGCGGCGCCCCACGAATTGGAATGCACGCGGGCGCCGTCCGCATAGGGCGGACTGAACAGATTGTTGAGGTCTGCGGGAATCCCGCCAAGTCCACCACTGCTGTCCATAACCGACTGGAACACGAATTGCGCCTTGGGCGCAGTGCCGGCGAAACAGGTGGACGGGAACGTGTTCGTGTTCGGCGTGGAGCCGGACCGGAAGCCATTGCCCACGATGGAGCCGGAGGTGTGGGTGCCGTGTCCGCCGCCGGTGGTCTGGTTGTCATCCCACGTTGTCCGTCCCAAGGCGTAGCCTTTGATCACCCGCATGGGATTGGTGCTGGAGCCCTGTTGTCCGTAATCCTGATGCAAGGTGGCCAAATTGCCGGTGGATAGACCCGTGTCTGAAGCCGACGCGATCTGCCCCTCGCCGCGGATGCCCCGGGCCCAAACGTCCTCCACATCCATGATCGGGCCGGCGGTGGCGCCGCGGCCGGTGGTGGTATTGGCCGACGTGCGGGCGATGTTGTTGTGCAGTTCATGGGGCACAAACCGCTCCACCCAAAAGCAGCCGGGCACGGCGGCCAGGGCGCGCGCCTGCTGGGCTTCACCGGCAAACCGGACCAGCCAGAAGTCGCCGTTGTGGTCGTAATCCGTGATGTCCAGGTTCACCCGGCTCAACACGTCAAACAGGTCTTCAAAATCCGGATATAGCAGCGGATCGAAGTGAGCAGTGAATTCCAGCTCTTTCAGCGGATCGGCTTCGATCACCCAATCGAGCTTCGGATAAATCCGGAAGGCCGGCTGGTACAGACCCATCCAGAACACCTCGGGACGCTGCTCCAGGGCCTTCCAGCCGGCGGTGTCCAGGCGCACCAGGTAAGCCAGTCGGGGCAGGTAGCCCAGGATGGCGATGCCGGACTGTTCCAGATGCTGCCGGAGGGCTGTCTGGCCGTCGGGCGAGTCGGCCTGGACGATGAAGTAGTCCCACGTGCCGGCGGTGAACGGCCGCTTGACCAGACTTGGCTGGAAGCTGCCAAGATCAGGGTAGGCAAACGACTTGCGGCCCGC
Coding sequences:
- a CDS encoding S8 family serine peptidase, whose amino-acid sequence is MNDHIFKTGRILGAMVMLALLTGLFCLPVLAADNLGGGRKVIPPAVVDPATGESLVFIASDWKTYHPFAERYLPADQLQAAGDHVIDLAAFQFATDRLVSKDRAGRKSFAYPDLGSFQPSLVKRPFTAGTWDYFIVQADSPDGQTALRQHLEQSGIAILGYLPRLAYLVRLDTAGWKALEQRPEVFWMGLYQPAFRIYPKLDWVIEADPLKELEFTAHFDPLLYPDFEDLFDVLSRVNLDITDYDHNGDFWLVRFAGEAQQARALAAVPGCFWVERFVPHELHNNIARTSANTTTGRGATAGPIMDVEDVWARGIRGEGQIASASDTGLSTGNLATLHQDYGQQGSSTNPMRVIKGYALGRTTWDDNQTTGGGHGTHTSGSIVGNGFRSGSTPNTNTFPSTCFAGTAPKAQFVFQSVMDSSGGLGGIPADLNNLFSPPYADGARVHSNSWGAALAGQYSTDSSNLDRFAWNNKDMVITFSAGNSGRDTGGTSGVIDTDSIGSPGTAKNCITVGASENYRPDFVYEYPENDCTGTAFTQVAWGWFNGTNFGREPIYSDPMANNANGMGAFSSRGPCDDGRIKPDITAPGIAIISTRTDLNQAYEQ